CCCCAGGTACGTCCACCGGCTCGTCGAGGATAAAATGCCACCAGGGAGCCCGATGGTCGAGTGTATAAGCCAACGGCCCGCTCAAAATCTCACCGGGGCTATCATCATCTCGCGAATAGATGTAAAGCTCCGGCTGGCCGGACGAGAACTGACACCCTAGGATGAACTCGCTCACTACACCCGGCTGCCCGTCCGTGTCTCCCGGCCGACCTTGAGGGACAGCATCGTTAAAAAGGACGCCCAGATTGTAGTGCCACTCCTCGTAGCCTCCGCCGTCATCCCAGTAAAGCTCGGTCGCACCGACTGCCAGCGCCAAGGTCAAGAACACTAAAACGGTTTGCATCTCTACTCCTTAATTCCGCTTGCCTTTATTATTCCCCATGACACCGCTTCAACCCCCGGCTCCTGCGGCTCCCATTCAACGCGGATTCCCAAGTCGGTCACGAACTCGTACCAATCCCCCTCCGAAGCACATCCCCGCGAGTGATTAAATCCGTAGTCATGGGTCGGGTCCAGAAGGATTTGATCCGGCCAAGGCGACCGCTCCTCGTTCATTTTCACTACGGCAAAAAACTCCCCCGGTACATCCACCGGCTCATCTAACACTATTTGAAACCAACTCTCCCCAAGCTCATACTCCGTATACGCCAGAGGGCCAGCCAAGACCTCGCCGGGGTTATTCCCATCCCGCGAGTAGATATAATACTCCGGCGGAGGCTCACCGTAGCAGTAATAGAAGCACACCAATAACTCCGAGACGGTTCCCGGTAATCCCCCCGTATCTCCGGGGTAATCATCCCCCACCGCATCTAGGAAAAGCACAGCAGCGATGGGGTCCAAAGTCGCACTCCCGTACATATCGCCGTCATCCCAGCGAAGCTCGGTCGCCCCGACCGCCAAGGCCAGAACCAGGATCACCAAGGTTACTCGCATCGCTCCTCCTAAATCCAGCCCGATATCGGCCAGCCCTTGGTAAGCCGCGCAAAGGCCCGGAACGCCTCCGCTTGGAGACAAGGGGTTTAATCCGCTTGCCCTTCCGCCCATCGGGGGAAAAATACGTCTACCCGCCGACGAGCCACCGGATGCAACGCCCCATGAGCGCCAGCCCCTCGGCCTCGGAGGAAATGTTCTCCCAGGCGAAGGAGAGGAAGACCGAGCGGTGGTTCCCGCTCTCGACAGCCACACCGCAGACGTCGCCCCGGCTGCGGTTGGTGAAGAGGACCTGCGCTCCGGGGGCGGCGGTGAAGCCGTCGCTCCAGTTCCCCACAATCTGCCTGTCGCCGAAAAGCACCATGGACAGCCCGGCGTTCAGCTCCCCCTCGGGCTCGGCGATGGCCACCAGTGTCTTGGCGTCGGCGCGCCAGTCCTTGACCCCCAACGCCTCCTCGAGGGAACCCGACGAGGCCGTTCCGCTCCGGGAGACCTGCCCCAGGTAGTTCTGGCTCACGAGGAGGAGCCGACCGCCGTCGTCCAGGTACCGCCGCAGCGCCCGGCGGTCGCTCTCGCCCAGGCAAACCTTGAGGGCGTCCAGCCCGGTGAAGTAGACGACCAGCCGGTAAGGTTCCAGCTCGGCGTAAGTGGGGCCGCTGGTGTTGTGGCTGACCACGTGGGTGTCGTAGTCCACCCCGAGCGCGTCCAACGCCGCGGTGTACCGCTCGTGGACGTCCACCCCGTAGGGGTTGTCGTTGTTCACGCCGTCGTCGTCGTCCACCAGGAGCACCGGACCGAGGTCCAGCCCCGAGAGGTCCGGTGGGCCTTCGGGCTCGACGGTGACCGGCGTCTCGACCACCGCGGTCCGCGCCGAGATTTCGAGCACGGCCCGGAGGGGATCGCGGTCCATGTAGGCCCTGTACGAGCCGGCTGTGGCCGCGGGGTAGACCAGGAATACGGCATCCGCGCCGGACTGGTAAAAACGCCCCCCGGCGACGTGCCCCACGGGACCACCCAGCCGACCCCCGTCGTCGAGATGCGCCCCGCGCACGACGAGACCCAGGCTGGCCTCACCGGCGGTCAGAGAGTCGGACACCTGGACCGTGCACTCCTCGTCCAGGTAGAACACGACGAAGGTCACGTCCTCCTGGGCGTAGCAGCGGACGTTGGTCACGCGCGCCCCGAAGGCCGCGGCCGTCAGCGCGAGAAAGATGTAAACCGCTTTCCTCACCGGCCCCCCCCTTTTCCCGCCATTCTACCAGAAAGGAGACAAGGGGTTTAACCGAGCGAACCGAGCTACGCCCCCGGCGAAACGAGCGAAGCGAGTAACGCCCCAGCGAAACCCCTCGTTCTTGTTTAAGGGCTGATTCACTGCCGCCTAGGCCACGACGCCCAGTTCGCCGGAGCCGTAAACCGATTCCAGGCGCCGCTTGAGCCGGGGGTGCGCCTCCAGCTCCGGATCGGCTTCGAGTAGGCGGAGCGCCGCTTCCCGAGCTTCCTCGAGCATCCTCCGGTCGGTGATCAGCGCGGCCAGGGCCGCGTCGGGCAGGCCGTGCTGCCGCGTCCCGAGGAGCTCTCCGGGACCGCGTAGCTCGAGGTCCAGCTCGGCCAGGCGGAAGCCGTCGGCGGTCTCGGTCATCGCCCGCAGGCGCCGTTTGGCCGCGTCGGTCAACCCCCTCCCCGAGAAAAGGTAACAGCGGGCGGGGTACGGGCTTCTGGCCACCCGACCCCGGAGCTGGTGTAGCTGCGACAGGCCGAACTGCTGGGCCTCCTCCACCACCATCACCGTGGCGTTAGGCACGTCTATCCCCACCTCCACCACTGTGGTTGCGACCAGAACGTCCAACGCTCCGGCCCGGAAGGCGCGCATCGTCCTTTCCTTCTCCAAGGAATCCAGGCGACCGTGGACCAGCCCGAGCCTCAACCCGGCCAGGGGACCATCCCGGAGCTCGTCGAAGCGTACGGTGGCGGCGGCGAGGTCTTTTTCCGGGGATTCCTCCACCAGCGGGCAGACAACGAAGGCCTGACGCCCGCGGGCAGCCTCCTCCCGGATGAAATCGAAGGCCTGGCCGCCGTTCTTCCCCACGAGCCATCGAGTCTCCACGGGGCGGCGACCGGGGGGGAGCTCGTCAATGACCGAGGAATCCAGATCGCCGTAAACGGTGAGCGCCAGGGAGCGGGGGATGGGGGTGGCCGTCATCACCAGGACGTTGGTCGAGGGCGGGCAAAGTCTGCCGCGCTGGGCCACGCCGAAACGGTGCTGCTCGTCCACCACGGCCAGGCCCAGCCGGGGGAAGACGACCCCCTCCTGGATGAGCGCGGTGGTGCCGATGGTTACGCCGGGCTCGCCGGCCGCAATCGCCTCGAGCGCCGACCTCCGGGTGCGATCCTTCACGCTTCCCGTGACGAGATGGCAGGGCACGCCCAGGTGGTTTAGGACGTGGCCGAAGGTACGGTGATGCTGCCGGGCGAGTACCTCGGTGGGCGCCATCAGTGCCGCCTGCCATCCGGCTTCCACCGCCAGGAGCATCGCCAGAAGGGCCACGACGGTCTTCCCCGAGCCCACGTCGCCCTGGAGGAGGCGGTTCATGGGTCTCGACCGGGCCAGGTCGTGACGGATGCGCTCCAGGACGCGCTTCTGCGCCCCGGTGAGATCGAAGCCCAGCCGGTCCAGGGCGCGGCGGACCAGGTCGCCTCCGGCTTCCACCACGGCGCCCGAGGTTTTATCCAGGCGCACCCGCTCGCGCAGGACCGCCAACTGCAAGAGAAAGAGGCCGTCGAAGGCCAGGCGCCGCCGGGCTCTCTCGGGGGCGTCGAGGTCGGTCGGGTAGTGGAGCCGTTCGAACGCCTCGGCCAGCCCCGGTAGCCCCAAGGGCGCCGACACCTCTTCGGGAAGGTGATCCTCCAGCTTCGGCAGATACAGCTCGAGAACGCGGCGGGCAAGCGTGCGGAGGTAGCGCTGACCGAGCCCCTCCGTCAGGCCGTAGTTGGGCACGATGCGCCCGAAGGCCAGGGGGTCCTCGCCCGTGTCCAGGAACTCGAAATCGGGGTTGATGAGAGCGCCGCCGTCGTGGGGACTGACCTTGCCGAAAGCCACCAGGCGGCGACCGGGCTTGAGCTTGTCCGCCAGGTACAGCGCGTTGAACCAGGTGAGGACGAGGCTCCCGCCGTCTCCGGTCAAAAGAGCGCTCAGACGCGGCTTTCGACCTTTGAAACCGCGGATGAGCTCCACGCTCCCGAGCTCGCCGACCACAGAGACCTCATCCCCCGCCCTCAGCCGGTCCAGCGGGACCAGGCGCGACCGATCCTGGTACCCGCGGGGTTCGTAGGCGAAAAGATCGGCCACGGTGAAAAGGCCGAGCCTCTTCAGGCGCTCGTACCGGGAGGGACCGACACCCTTCTCGTAGAGCAGGGGGCGCCCGGCAAGATCGTCCAGGCCCCACCCCTCCGTCGGCAGGGGGGTCTCGGGCGGCCTTGGGCACGCCTCTTGCTTGAGATATTCACGCCATTCCCGGGTGAATTTTCGCAGACGATCCACCCGCCGGTTGGTGGGCAGGGAGTCCAGACCTCTGACGAGCTCCCGGCAACGTCCAAGGGCGTCGGAGTCCGATCCGAGCTCGTCCAGCCAGCCCAAGAGCCGCGCCTCCAGGTCCGGCATCCGGTCGGCCAGGGCGTATCCGCTTCGCTCGAGGGCCTCCAGGGGGCCGGCCATCCGGCGGGCAACACTTTCCAGTCCGGTCTCCACACTCCCTAGTCTACCAGCCCGAGCGCATACCGACAATGTTTTGAATAAATTGACAGTGGGGATTTTTTCCGCTAGATTGTGAGTGGATTGGTACATTTTCCGGCGTAAGTCTTTTTGACTTTTATCCCAGACGAAGGAGCCCGTCAATGAAGAA
The window above is part of the bacterium genome. Proteins encoded here:
- the recG gene encoding ATP-dependent DNA helicase RecG; this translates as METGLESVARRMAGPLEALERSGYALADRMPDLEARLLGWLDELGSDSDALGRCRELVRGLDSLPTNRRVDRLRKFTREWREYLKQEACPRPPETPLPTEGWGLDDLAGRPLLYEKGVGPSRYERLKRLGLFTVADLFAYEPRGYQDRSRLVPLDRLRAGDEVSVVGELGSVELIRGFKGRKPRLSALLTGDGGSLVLTWFNALYLADKLKPGRRLVAFGKVSPHDGGALINPDFEFLDTGEDPLAFGRIVPNYGLTEGLGQRYLRTLARRVLELYLPKLEDHLPEEVSAPLGLPGLAEAFERLHYPTDLDAPERARRRLAFDGLFLLQLAVLRERVRLDKTSGAVVEAGGDLVRRALDRLGFDLTGAQKRVLERIRHDLARSRPMNRLLQGDVGSGKTVVALLAMLLAVEAGWQAALMAPTEVLARQHHRTFGHVLNHLGVPCHLVTGSVKDRTRRSALEAIAAGEPGVTIGTTALIQEGVVFPRLGLAVVDEQHRFGVAQRGRLCPPSTNVLVMTATPIPRSLALTVYGDLDSSVIDELPPGRRPVETRWLVGKNGGQAFDFIREEAARGRQAFVVCPLVEESPEKDLAAATVRFDELRDGPLAGLRLGLVHGRLDSLEKERTMRAFRAGALDVLVATTVVEVGIDVPNATVMVVEEAQQFGLSQLHQLRGRVARSPYPARCYLFSGRGLTDAAKRRLRAMTETADGFRLAELDLELRGPGELLGTRQHGLPDAALAALITDRRMLEEAREAALRLLEADPELEAHPRLKRRLESVYGSGELGVVA